A genomic window from Ruegeria sp. TM1040 includes:
- a CDS encoding replication initiator protein A, which yields MTSALSEAGGYPPEGQGAYFLCDIFDAMPKNDLASMEHPLFSLSTRPDRRILNYEHNGAEITVTPSVKGLATIHDKDILIFCVSQLMAALNAGRQVSRVLHLTAHDLLVACNRETSGDAYRRLRESFERLAGTRITTNITTGGQEITTGFGLIESWEIVRKARGGRMVSVAVTLSDWLYRAVLSKSVLTLSRDYFRLRKPLERRIYELARKHCGRQDSWQISVETLLKKSGSASPRRVFRKMVRDMIESQPLPDYEMAELEGDIIRFSQKAAVVDVPPPVISEAARDEARRLMPGVDVHALEADWRATWARTGAPRLRKPDAAFVGWVRKRMND from the coding sequence ATGACCAGCGCGCTAAGCGAGGCCGGAGGCTATCCCCCCGAAGGACAGGGGGCGTATTTCCTCTGCGATATCTTTGATGCGATGCCTAAGAATGATCTGGCTTCGATGGAGCATCCGTTGTTTTCCCTCAGCACGCGCCCGGACCGGCGCATCCTGAACTACGAACACAATGGGGCTGAGATCACCGTGACCCCGAGCGTCAAAGGGCTGGCGACGATTCACGATAAGGACATCCTGATCTTTTGTGTGAGCCAGCTGATGGCGGCGCTCAATGCGGGCCGGCAGGTGAGCCGGGTGCTGCATCTCACGGCCCATGATCTCTTGGTGGCCTGCAACCGCGAAACCTCGGGCGATGCCTATCGCCGCCTGCGCGAGTCCTTTGAGCGCCTCGCGGGCACGCGGATCACTACCAATATCACCACCGGCGGGCAGGAGATCACTACCGGTTTTGGTCTTATCGAGAGCTGGGAGATCGTGCGCAAGGCCCGGGGCGGGCGTATGGTCTCGGTGGCGGTGACGCTGTCGGACTGGCTCTATCGGGCGGTGCTGTCAAAATCGGTGCTGACCTTGAGCCGCGATTATTTCCGGCTGAGGAAACCCTTGGAGCGGCGCATCTACGAGCTTGCGCGCAAACACTGCGGCCGTCAGGACAGCTGGCAGATCTCGGTTGAGACCCTCCTGAAGAAATCCGGCTCCGCCAGCCCGCGTCGGGTCTTTCGCAAGATGGTCCGCGATATGATCGAAAGCCAGCCTCTGCCCGATTACGAGATGGCAGAGCTAGAAGGCGACATCATCCGCTTCAGCCAGAAGGCCGCCGTGGTCGATGTGCCGCCGCCGGTGATTTCAGAGGCGGCCCGCGACGAGGCGCGCCGGTTGATGCCGGGGGTGGATGTGCATGCGTTGGAGGCCGACTGGCGCGCCACCTGGGCCCGCACCGGCGCCCCCCGCCTGCGCAAACCCGACGCGGCCTTTGTGGGCTGGGTGCGAAAGCGGATGAACGACTGA
- a CDS encoding nucleotidyltransferase family protein, with the protein MISLSSIAMSAYTDLVRLLKDEALSGVEGKPTLKERGDKAYWYAVRRVGTEMRFLYIGEDSDETRARIGRIEELRGAAKERQAERSRLVRLLRAEGMTPTDRSTGSILSAMAAAGTFRLGGTIVGTNAFRLYEGELGVRLPLAGMANTADIDIAQFEKLSVALQDQVDPGLAETFSALKFDPLPALDQGRSWRWAQGGSGQLVEFLTPAFGDESVRDLPALGVSAQGLNYLNFLIAEPIHAAAIYRSGVLVQVPRPERYAIHKLIIADRRRDGAGSLKSAKDREQAAFLIEAMAEDRPDDLLQAYATAMEVGPRWREHIGNSLTRMPETKGTLDSLGA; encoded by the coding sequence ATGATTTCTCTCAGCAGTATCGCAATGAGCGCCTATACCGATCTGGTGCGCCTCCTGAAGGATGAGGCCTTGTCCGGTGTTGAAGGCAAGCCAACGCTCAAAGAGCGCGGCGACAAGGCCTATTGGTACGCCGTGCGCCGCGTCGGAACGGAGATGCGGTTCCTCTATATCGGCGAGGACAGTGACGAGACACGTGCACGTATCGGACGGATCGAGGAACTGCGCGGGGCGGCCAAGGAACGTCAGGCAGAACGGTCTCGGCTCGTTCGACTTCTGCGCGCCGAAGGCATGACACCCACCGACCGGTCGACCGGGTCCATCCTGTCGGCCATGGCCGCAGCGGGGACATTCCGGTTGGGTGGCACCATCGTCGGGACGAATGCCTTCCGGCTCTATGAGGGCGAGCTGGGTGTTCGTTTGCCTTTGGCGGGCATGGCCAATACAGCCGACATCGATATCGCCCAGTTCGAAAAACTGAGCGTGGCGTTGCAAGATCAGGTCGACCCGGGCCTGGCCGAGACCTTCTCGGCACTCAAATTTGATCCCTTACCGGCTCTTGACCAAGGCCGGAGCTGGCGATGGGCCCAGGGCGGCAGTGGCCAGTTGGTCGAGTTCCTGACACCTGCGTTCGGGGATGAGAGCGTCCGTGATCTGCCAGCATTGGGTGTGAGCGCGCAAGGATTGAACTATCTCAATTTTCTGATTGCCGAGCCGATCCATGCGGCGGCGATCTATCGGTCCGGCGTTCTGGTCCAGGTGCCGCGCCCGGAACGTTACGCGATCCACAAGCTGATCATTGCCGATCGGCGTCGTGACGGGGCAGGGAGCCTCAAATCGGCGAAGGACAGGGAGCAGGCTGCTTTCCTGATCGAGGCGATGGCCGAGGACCGTCCCGATGATCTGTTGCAGGCTTACGCCACGGCCATGGAAGTCGGGCCGCGCTGGCGGGAGCATATTGGGAACTCGTTGACGCGAATGCCTGAGACCAAGGGGACGCTCGACAGCTTGGGCGCGTGA